The following are from one region of the Nymphaea colorata isolate Beijing-Zhang1983 chromosome 7, ASM883128v2, whole genome shotgun sequence genome:
- the LOC116257205 gene encoding uncharacterized protein LOC116257205 encodes MVHLHFQTRFCSEAGGAEGGGEEGGSTETPAVHSLRLFTSSVIVNRSSLRTREDITEHVRRHFSDHQCGWLLDWADHVAIEMFDLILQPGDGRAALSPGEVQTVSLTTTVTYHSVEFPEDVDGDLEDPTEDMTEAQEEMDLADDLEVLAARDALFAYEAVPAPASKGSVDALERKKAEENGQNTCVVCQDEVGRGDCLARMPCSHEFHEGCNLAWLRRAHSCPVCRHELPSDDY; translated from the coding sequence ATGGTGCATCTGCATTTCCAGACAAGGTTCTGTTCAGAAGCCGGAGGAGCTGAAGGTGGTGGTGAAGAAGGAGGTTCAACGGAGACTCCGGCTGTTCATAGTCTCCGCTTGTTCACGAGTTCCGTCATCGTGAACCGCAGCAGCTTGCGGACACGAGAGGATATCACGGAGCACGTCCGGCGACACTTCTCCGATCACCAGTGCGGGTGGCTTCTCGATTGGGCCGACCATGTTGCAATTGAGATGTTCGACTTGATCCTGCAGCCGGGAGATGGCCGGGCTGCGTTGAGTCCCGGCGAGGTTCAGACGGTATCGCTGACTACCACCGTTACTTATCACTCAGTGGAATTCCCGGAAGATGTTGACGGCGATTTGGAGGATCCGACCGAAGACATGACCGAAGCTCAGGAGGAGATGGATCTTGCCGACGATTTGGAGGTGTTGGCCGCCCGCGATGCTCTGTTTGCTTACGAGGCGGTGCCGGCCCCAGCGTCAAAGGGGTCCGTAGATGCCTTGGAGAGGAAGAAGGCGGAGGAAAATGGCCAGAATACGTGCGTGGTTTGCCAGGATGAAGTTGGTAGAGGAGACTGCCTGGCTAGAATGCCTTGCTCCCATGAATTTCATGAAGGCTGCAACCTGGCATGGCTTCGACGAGCCCATTCTTGCCCTGTCTGTCGCCATGAGTTGCCGAGTGATGATTACTGA
- the LOC116257206 gene encoding uncharacterized protein LOC116257206, translated as MAEMRKVELTLVVELYDEQRRAEHDGIRMFVLLGAETHRTTMCYCCFDTVDSIWDHIGRRLCAGRPAATAAHMQSHASELCGSIQEAVRIRARHIPDGEPIQLTFILQLSQVLPGQDAGDGLEASEPTRTVPASKSSVHSLKRKRAAMDGNGDDPLAKKVCVICQDEFGKEGSLAAMPCDHEFHEKCIVGWLERAHSCPLCRFRLPTD; from the coding sequence atggCAGAAATGAGGAAAGTGGAGCTGACGCTGGTGGTGGAGCTGTATGACGAGCAGAGACGTGCGGAGCATGACGGAATAAGGATGTTTGTGCTCTTAGGGGCAGAGACTCATCGTACCACCATGTGCTATTGCTGCTTTGACACGGTAGATTCCATTTGGGATCACATCGGACGGCGACTGTGCGCCGGCAGGCCGGCTGCAACTGCCGCACACATGCAGAGCCATGCGTCGGAACTGTGCGGCAGCATCCAAGAAGCGGTTCGCATCCGTGCACGGCATATTCCAGACGGTGAGCCCATCCAGCTCACCTTCATTCTGCAGCTCTCCCAGGTTTTGCCCGGCCAGGACGCCGGTGACGGTCTGGAAGCGTCCGAGCCCACAAGGACGGTTCCAGCATCGAAGTCGTCGGTGCATTcgttgaagagaaagagagcggcCATGGATGGTAATGGCGATGATCCGCTAGCAAAGAAGGTCTGCGTCATCTGCCAGGACGAGTTCGGCAAGGAAGGGAGCTTGGCCGCCATGCCCTGCGACCACGAGTTCCATGAGAAATGCATCGTTGGTTGGCTCGAACGAGCCCACTCCTGTCCGCTCTGTAGGTTCCGGTTGCCGACCGATTGA
- the LOC116257207 gene encoding uncharacterized protein LOC116257207 — MCDLILQLGSGRAALSPGEVQMVSLTTTVTYHSEEVREDVDGDLEDPTEDMTDAQEEMDLADDLDELAAGDALFAYEAVPAPASKASVDALVRKKAEENGQNTCVVCQAEVGRGDFLARMPCSHEFHEGCILAWLRRAHSCPVCRHELPTDDY, encoded by the coding sequence ATGTGCGACTTGATCCTGCAGCTGGGAAGTGGCCGGGCGGCGTTGAGTCCCGGCGAGGTTCAGATGGTATCATTGACTACCACCGTCACTTATCACTCAGAGGAAGTGCGGGAAGATGTTGACGGCGATTTGGAGGATCCAACCGAAGATATGACCGACGCTCAGGAGGAGATGGATCTTGCCGACGATTTGGATGAGTTGGCCGCCGGCGATGCTCTGTTTGCTTACGAGGCGGTGCCGGCCCCAGCGTCGAAGGCGTCCGTAGATGCCTTGGTGAGGAAGAAGGCGGAGGAGAATGGCCAGAATACGTGCGTGGTTTGCCAGGCTGAAGTTGGTAGAGGAGACTTCCTGGCTAGAATGCCTTGCTCCCATGAATTTCATGAAGGCTGCATCTTGGCATGGCTTCGACGAGCCCATTCTTGCCCTGTCTGTCGCCATGAGTTGCCGACTGATGATTATTGA